A portion of the Calliphora vicina chromosome 5, idCalVici1.1, whole genome shotgun sequence genome contains these proteins:
- the LOC135962378 gene encoding cytochrome c oxidase subunit 4 isoform 1, mitochondrial-like, which yields MALAAGKLITRQTLWKVLEFQPLTISKRTTTQDYTNTMCGKREYVGFGVNGSPTYVDLLEFPIPAIRFQEPTPEICALRKKEEEDWKKLSKDEIKRLYRYSFCKTFSEMKAPTGEWKLHLGVGLWACTIALLFTYAVNVYHQDLPDTFAEDRRQAQLKRIIALEMNPINGLCSKWDYEVGDWK from the coding sequence ATGGCTCTCGCTGCTGGCAAATTAATTACACGCCAAACTCTCTGGAAAGTCCTTGAATTCCAACCCTTAACAATAAGCAAACGTACAACCACTCAAGATTATACAAACACCATGTGTGGTAAACGTGAATATGTAGGATTTGGCGTAAATGGTTCACCGACTTATGTGGACCTCTTGGAATTTCCCATACCAGCCATACGTTTTCAAGAACCCACTCCCGAAATATGTGCCCTTAGGAAGAAAGAGGAAGAGGATTGGAAGAAATTGTCTAAGGATGAGATTAAGCGCTTGTATCGTTACAGTTTCTGTAAGACATTTTCAGAGATGAAGGCCCCCACTGGTGAATGGAAATTACATTTGGGCGTGGGCTTATGGGCCTGTACAATTGCTTTACTCTTTACCTATGCAGTCAATGTTTATCATCAAGATTTGCCCGATACATTTGCCGAAGATAGGCGTCAAGCTCAGTTAAAGAGAATTATTGCATTGGAAATGAATCCTATAAACGGGTTATGTTCGAAGTGGGATTATGAAGTTGGAGATTGGAAGTAG